The following coding sequences lie in one Apium graveolens cultivar Ventura chromosome 3, ASM990537v1, whole genome shotgun sequence genomic window:
- the LOC141712088 gene encoding SAGA-associated factor 29 homolog A-like — MSSTSADVSGIMDNAKELDRVRKEQEEVLIEINKMHKKLQSTPEVVEKPGDSSLSRLKMLYTQAKDLSESEVSIATQLISQMDTLLPSGPPGQQRRRVEGNEQKKKRIKGDSDISRVSPSMRNHLDALASLKGEQVAARVRLEDADKDDWFIVKVIHFDRESKEFEVLDEEPGDDEDSTGQRKYKLPMSHIIPFPKRNDPSSAQDFPLGRHVLAVYPGTTALYKATVVHTRKRRIDDYILEFDDDEEDGSLPQRSVPFHKVVALPEGHGQ, encoded by the exons ATGTCGTCGACGTCAGCTGACGTAAGCGGAATAATGGACAATGCGAAGGAGCTGGATCGAGTAAGGAAAGAACAAGAGGAAGTACTTATTGAGATCAATAAGATGCACAAGAAGCTTCAATCAA CTCCTGAGGTGGTTGAGAAGCCTGGTGATAGTTCACTATCCAGGCTCAAGATGTTGTACACTCAAGCAAAAGACCTTTCTGAAAGTGAAGTGAG TATTGCCACTCAGTTGATTAGTCAGATGGATACTCTGCTACCCTCTGGACCTCCAgggcaacaacgaagaagagtaG AAGGTAACGAgcaaaaaaagaaaagaataaaggGTGATTCAGATATATCAAGAGTTTCCCCTTCGATGCGGAACCACCTGGATGCCcttgcaagtttaaagggtgaaCAG GTAGCAGCTAGGGTCAGGCTAGAGGATGCAGATAAAGATGATTGGTTCATTGTCAAAGTAATTCATTTTGATAGAGAATCAAAAGA ATTTGAAGTACTTGATGAGGAACCAGGCGATGATGAAGACAGCACTGGACAGAG AAAGTACAAGTTGCCTATGTCACATATTATTCCTTTCCCGAAGCGAAATGATCCATCGAGCGCTCAAGATTTCCCTCTAGGAAGACATGTTTTGGCAGTCTATCCGGGAACAACTGCATTGTACAAAGCAACTGTAGTCCATACTCGAAAA AGGAGGATTGACGA TTATATTTTGGAATTTGATGATGACGAAGAAGATGGATCTTTGCCTCAAAGATCTGTACCCTTCCACAAAGTAGTTGCTCTTCCTGAAGGACACGGCCAGTAA
- the LOC141710664 gene encoding uridine kinase-like protein 5 → MINYEEGSGNLASDNPHSIQSNSISTQEVSTKQPFIIGVAGGTASGKTTVCNMIISQLRDQRVVLFNQDSFYHPLTDEQFKNVHDYNFDHPDAFDVELLLSCTETLKSGSAVSIPNYDYKRHKNFETSRTVNPSDVIIIEGILVLHDHRVRDLMSMKIFVDTDSDLRLARRVQRDTVDRGRDIQFVLDQYAKFVKPSFEEFILPSKKFADIIIPRGADNDVAIDLIVQHIFTKLGQHNLCQIYTNLFVIQSTNQIRGMHTLVRDVKTTNHDFVFYADRLIRLVVEHGLGHLPFTEKQITTPTGSIYTGVVFNKRLCGVSVVRSGESMENALRACCKGIKIGKILIHGAGNNGRQLIYEKLPADIASRQVLLLDPVLASGNSAVKAISLLLNKGVPESNIIFLNLIAAPEGIHTVCKKFPRLKIVTSEIDSSLNEDSHVIPGMGEFGDRYFGTDNETSLSRQGST, encoded by the exons ATGATAAATTACGAGGAAGGATCGGGCAATTTAGCCTCGGATAATCCACATTCCATTCAATCAAATAGTATTTCAACACAAGAGGTTTCCACAAAGCAGCCTTTTATTATTG GTGTTGCTGGAGGAACTGCCTCGGGCAAAACTACTGTTTGCAATATGATTATCTCGCAGCTTCGTGATCAGCGAGTTGTTCTTTTCAATCAA GACTCATTTTATCACCCACTAACTGATGAACAATTTAAGAATGTCCATGACTACAACTTTGATCATCCAG ATGCCTTTGATGTGGAGCTCCTACTCTCTTGCACTGAAACATTAAAGAGTGGGAGTGCAGTTAGCATCCCAAATTATGATTACAAGAGGCATAAGAATTTTGAAACATCACGGACG GTTAACCCCTCGGATGTCATCATAATAGAAGGCATTTTGGTTCTTCATGATCATCGTGTACGTGACCTCATGAGCATGAAAATATTTGTTGATACAG ATTCTGATTTGCGCCTTGCAAGAAGAGTTCAGCGGGACACAGTCGACAGGGGGAGAGATATTCAGTTTGTGCTTGATCAA TATGCTAAATTTGTGAAGCCTAGTTTTGAAGAGTTTATCCTTCCATCAAAAAAATTTGCTGATATCATTATCCCTCGGGGAGCAGATAATGATGTCGCAATCGACCTGATAGTACAACATATTTTTACTAAGCTTGGACAGCACAATCTATGTCAAATATATACAAATCTTTTTGTTATACAGTCAACAAATCAG ATACGTGGGATGCACACACTTGTCCGTGACGTTAAAACAACAAACCATGACTTCGTCTTCTATGCAGATCGACTGATTCGCTTG GTTGTCGAGCATGGTCTAGGTCACCTACCATTTACTGAAAAGCAGATCACTACTCCTACAG GATCTATATATACGGGGGTTGTTTTCAATAAAAGGCTATGTGGAGTCTCAGTTGTCAGAAG TGGTGAAAGTATGGAGAATGCCTTAAGAGCATGTTGCAAGGGAATTAAAATCGGAAAGATCCTCATCCATGGTGCAGGCAACAATGGCCGACAG TTGATCTATGAGAAGCTTCCAGCAGATATTGCTAGCCGCCAAGTGCTGCTACTTGATCCAGTTCTTGCTTCAG GAAACTCTGCTGTCAAAGCAATTTCTCTACTACTCAATAAAGGTGTACCAGAATCTAATATCATTTTCCTTAACCTTATAGCA GCCCCTGAAGGAATACATACTGTTTGCAAGAAATTCCCTAGACTGAAGATTGTGACATCAGAAATTGATTCATCACTAAACGAAGATTCACACGTGATCCCAGGCATGGGAGAATTCGGAGATCGCTACTTTGGAACTGATAATGAGACTTCTCTTTCACGCCAAGGTAGCACATAA